One genomic segment of Nitrospira sp. includes these proteins:
- a CDS encoding DUF4282 domain-containing protein gives MKCPQCLTENDVSATKCSICEHAFAPQKGKPARYVSFYAEYFAFRELVTPQLIKVVYIVGACFITAAGLLSILSPETLNEYEAGPILTRLGGIFVLLVGNLVWRMMCEGAILLFSLHELLVSIDTRAKALLLRGKSNRQ, from the coding sequence TCTGCCACAAAGTGCTCGATATGTGAACATGCATTTGCCCCACAGAAGGGTAAGCCTGCGAGGTACGTTAGTTTCTATGCCGAGTATTTTGCTTTTCGTGAATTGGTGACCCCGCAACTCATTAAAGTGGTCTATATCGTGGGAGCCTGCTTCATTACCGCAGCTGGGCTCTTGTCCATTCTATCCCCGGAGACGTTGAATGAGTATGAGGCCGGTCCGATTCTCACTCGCCTCGGAGGGATCTTCGTCCTACTGGTGGGGAATCTGGTGTGGCGCATGATGTGCGAAGGCGCCATTCTGCTCTTTAGTCTCCATGAGCTGCTTGTCAGCATCGACACTCGGGCGAAGGCCCTCCTGCTGCGGGGTAAAAGCAACCGACAATGA